The following proteins come from a genomic window of Bdellovibrionales bacterium:
- a CDS encoding fumarylacetoacetate hydrolase family protein, which translates to HKGELSLAGKIHPKAEPEIFFVTHKELSGKISVAEAMSACSEVGVALEILDSRFRGFKYFALPDVVADNSSSAFFVLGDRKPVASVKEIKNLRITIELNDDVASEAKGDAILGDPWLSLCELVSLLSQENKALPAGSIVLAGAATQAIQLEPNMRICARLDSIGTAEFIVRN; encoded by the coding sequence CACAAGGGTGAGCTCTCATTGGCAGGAAAGATTCATCCTAAGGCGGAGCCGGAGATCTTTTTTGTGACTCATAAGGAGCTTTCGGGGAAGATTTCGGTGGCGGAGGCGATGTCGGCGTGTAGCGAAGTGGGTGTGGCTCTCGAGATTTTGGACTCTCGCTTTCGTGGATTTAAGTATTTTGCTTTGCCCGATGTGGTTGCAGATAATTCGTCGTCGGCATTTTTTGTTTTAGGCGATCGAAAACCTGTGGCTTCCGTAAAAGAGATTAAAAATCTCCGAATCACCATTGAACTCAATGACGATGTGGCGTCAGAGGCTAAAGGTGACGCGATCCTGGGCGATCCTTGGTTATCTTTATGTGAGCTCGTGTCTTTACTCTCTCAAGAAAACAAAGCTCTCCCGGCCGGCAGTATTGTTTTGGCGGGCGCCGCGACTCAGGCGATTCAGCTTGAACCGAACATGCGCATTTGTGCTAGACTGGATTCCATAGGAACTGCGGAGTTTATTGTTCGAAACTAA